The Chryseobacterium sp. 52 genome includes a region encoding these proteins:
- a CDS encoding OmpA family protein, producing the protein MPKGIKKIKFVSIANEANNSNSKFSPDRWACVPANKKAHFHIKDWHNETTDAQKKGKIYWIVLDKDRKNIIDRLECMTDKLFSYKIPKNLCGYPYYIEASMTGKPDATFTGLFLSGYCDPLIVSSAWSRTRGGKTIKNKNSQNFGLAYGEVVHFHARTEGVNGEIMVIEVHNEMWNGDYKMRTIYNVEVKDGQINLEIPNTSQWKAHIKQIQDNEEFYVKIKRKNGPYLKDKEGNDRHGQYLNIKNQLKAVNKAKPSNQTPLIIGQPNNNIARVGSCTFKQIKINETDEFLVFVDGKTKVKPISTTPLEEKHFVFFDFGKTGMRGDAQSVLNPLISLLKANQHSRIIIDGHADERGPGNYNLKLSQDRSEAIMNFLKSNGLGSSKFQCHGHGESQLKYKGANLTEVQHQQNRRASIRFNYYENTFSPIVFETIAPFAGKTKKLTVSAVGKERKGCRGSHKDEIKVLDGTISKTEPKNTITYPVNANIGDDFIKNYIVYFGKYINYFSSIHKSYYFYINSCTYYPQQEKPTIHVKTYPDIVWLAHGKYDYEEDYFFHNHSLSLQKGLAPEFESLIESIYKWTSLNMADYMVKKVLLDYIKAEAQKIEIGLHAIHNRTQEKKGAALSLTGTTVDFIAQTKYTKYATSAAMYGFVCLQIVVEILILLLTRGRSGISKLKKIKKLAKGLKKVKKLMDSLPEDVEILGPSMAYRSGLHYYKQADGRIALIWEADLKIEPVVAVEYKKEFDLLDYITDKTVKDKITGKQKQKDFEDIRDKAKGTYEDKLNNIAASISIVGGISIEQNIKYNFLTKSYAFSKQAGNFYDEAKGVVAYGQYVKLAAEVKLKMAYEDFIFGLIYHKFEGNLEFKGSALIGLYQSYGKDTEGFYIENYISFSGLKVTLSAKAKLIIIKYTIFDFSVGDEKDKPKEYELLAPDRVRLFKIYLLKI; encoded by the coding sequence ATGCCAAAAGGAATAAAAAAAATAAAATTTGTATCCATAGCCAATGAAGCTAATAATTCAAATTCCAAATTTAGTCCGGATAGATGGGCGTGCGTTCCGGCCAATAAAAAAGCACATTTTCATATCAAGGATTGGCATAACGAAACAACTGATGCCCAGAAGAAAGGAAAGATTTACTGGATTGTTTTAGACAAGGATAGAAAAAATATCATTGACCGTCTTGAATGTATGACGGATAAGCTGTTCTCTTATAAGATCCCTAAAAATCTTTGTGGTTACCCTTACTATATCGAAGCCAGTATGACAGGCAAACCAGACGCCACTTTTACAGGGTTGTTCTTAAGCGGATACTGTGATCCGCTTATTGTTTCCAGTGCGTGGAGCAGAACCAGAGGAGGAAAAACCATTAAAAATAAAAATAGTCAAAACTTCGGTTTAGCATATGGAGAGGTCGTGCATTTTCATGCCAGAACAGAAGGTGTTAACGGAGAAATAATGGTCATAGAAGTTCACAATGAAATGTGGAACGGAGACTACAAGATGCGTACAATTTACAATGTAGAAGTTAAGGACGGACAGATCAACCTTGAAATTCCAAACACTTCACAGTGGAAAGCCCACATAAAGCAGATTCAGGATAATGAAGAATTTTATGTAAAAATTAAAAGAAAAAACGGGCCTTATCTCAAAGACAAGGAAGGAAATGACAGACACGGTCAATATCTGAACATTAAAAACCAGCTTAAGGCAGTCAATAAAGCCAAACCCTCCAATCAGACTCCTCTGATCATCGGCCAGCCGAATAACAATATTGCAAGAGTTGGATCCTGTACATTTAAACAGATCAAGATCAATGAAACCGATGAATTCCTCGTTTTTGTTGATGGAAAAACAAAGGTTAAACCTATTTCTACCACTCCTTTGGAAGAAAAGCATTTTGTGTTTTTTGATTTTGGTAAAACAGGCATGAGGGGAGATGCACAAAGTGTATTGAATCCTTTAATTTCTTTACTGAAAGCCAATCAACATTCCAGAATTATAATAGATGGACATGCTGATGAGAGAGGACCTGGAAATTATAACCTGAAACTATCACAGGACAGATCAGAAGCAATAATGAATTTCCTGAAAAGTAATGGATTGGGGAGTTCAAAATTTCAATGTCACGGACATGGTGAAAGCCAGTTGAAATATAAAGGAGCAAATCTTACGGAAGTACAGCATCAGCAGAACAGACGTGCTTCGATTCGGTTCAATTACTATGAAAATACTTTTTCACCTATTGTTTTTGAAACTATTGCACCTTTTGCCGGGAAAACAAAGAAATTGACAGTAAGTGCTGTAGGCAAGGAAAGAAAAGGCTGCCGCGGCAGTCACAAAGATGAAATCAAAGTATTGGATGGAACCATTTCCAAAACAGAGCCGAAAAACACAATTACTTACCCTGTAAATGCTAATATAGGAGATGATTTCATTAAAAATTATATAGTGTATTTTGGAAAATACATCAATTATTTTTCATCGATACACAAAAGCTACTATTTCTATATCAACAGCTGTACCTATTATCCGCAACAGGAGAAACCTACAATCCATGTAAAAACTTATCCGGATATTGTTTGGCTGGCACACGGGAAATATGACTATGAAGAAGATTATTTCTTCCATAATCATAGTTTAAGCCTGCAAAAGGGACTGGCTCCGGAATTTGAATCTTTAATAGAAAGCATTTATAAATGGACTTCCTTGAATATGGCGGACTATATGGTGAAGAAAGTACTTCTTGATTATATAAAAGCTGAAGCCCAGAAAATAGAAATCGGGCTGCATGCCATACATAACCGTACCCAGGAAAAAAAAGGCGCAGCATTAAGCCTTACCGGGACTACCGTAGATTTTATTGCTCAAACAAAATATACAAAGTATGCTACAAGTGCAGCAATGTATGGTTTTGTCTGTCTTCAGATTGTGGTGGAAATCCTTATTTTGCTTCTTACCAGAGGAAGAAGTGGAATCAGCAAGTTGAAGAAGATTAAAAAGCTGGCTAAAGGACTGAAAAAAGTAAAGAAGCTAATGGACAGCCTGCCTGAGGATGTGGAAATATTAGGTCCTTCTATGGCATATAGAAGTGGTCTCCACTACTATAAACAGGCAGATGGAAGAATTGCGTTGATATGGGAAGCTGATCTGAAAATAGAACCCGTAGTGGCAGTAGAGTATAAAAAGGAATTTGACCTTTTGGATTATATTACCGACAAGACTGTAAAAGATAAGATTACCGGTAAACAAAAACAAAAAGACTTTGAAGATATAAGGGATAAAGCAAAGGGAACCTACGAGGATAAACTTAATAACATTGCGGCTTCCATATCGATTGTGGGAGGTATAAGCATAGAACAAAATATAAAATATAATTTCCTCACAAAATCTTACGCTTTTTCAAAACAAGCCGGAAATTTTTACGATGAAGCGAAGGGAGTTGTTGCCTACGGACAGTATGTAAAGTTAGCAGCGGAAGTAAAATTAAAAATGGCATATGAAGATTTCATTTTTGGTCTTATTTATCATAAATTTGAAGGAAATCTTGAATTTAAAGGCAGTGCATTAATTGGATTGTATCAATCATATGGAAAAGATACTGAAGGCTTTTATATAGAGAACTATATTTCTTTCTCAGGGCTTAAAGTAACTTTAAGTGCAAAAGCGAAATTAATTATCATCAAATATACCATCTTTGATTTTAGCGTGGGTGATGAAAAAGATAAGCCAAAAGAATATGAATTGCTTGCTCCGGACAGAGTTAGGTTATTTAAAATTTATTTACTGAAAATATAA
- a CDS encoding DUF4280 domain-containing protein, whose product MAEKHIVVQGAMCKCQFGQMPDKLKVLSHQKEYANDKDASKKLIVTTKEIGAATFEKNTFGNCTKMGVPPPPCKIMVTEWKDFYEKVQLNNGGYIILENSKAICAVAGTPCIEIIDHGQRTEGSAQNFKNADQDVQQQINPLVSSEEMYKEQPTHEGLEAGESPKL is encoded by the coding sequence ATGGCAGAAAAACATATTGTAGTACAGGGTGCTATGTGCAAATGCCAGTTCGGACAGATGCCGGACAAGCTCAAAGTACTCTCACACCAGAAAGAATATGCCAATGATAAAGACGCTTCCAAAAAACTGATCGTAACCACGAAAGAAATAGGAGCTGCTACTTTTGAAAAAAATACATTTGGGAATTGTACAAAAATGGGAGTTCCGCCACCGCCCTGCAAAATCATGGTCACCGAGTGGAAAGATTTTTATGAAAAAGTACAGCTCAATAACGGTGGATATATCATTTTAGAAAACAGCAAAGCAATCTGTGCCGTTGCCGGAACACCATGTATTGAGATTATAGATCATGGACAGAGGACAGAAGGAAGTGCGCAGAATTTTAAAAATGCAGATCAGGATGTGCAGCAGCAGATCAACCCACTTGTAAGTTCTGAGGAGATGTATAAAGAGCAGCCCACACATGAAGGTTTAGAAGCCGGAGAATCCCCCAAATTGTAA